From Xiphophorus hellerii strain 12219 chromosome 6, Xiphophorus_hellerii-4.1, whole genome shotgun sequence, the proteins below share one genomic window:
- the mcm4 gene encoding DNA replication licensing factor MCM4 — translation MSSPASTPGGRKRGRNTNPATPSSEGPTSPPSQRRRGQDSSGGDLMPMPTSPATDVLSPAAPQDTSLLSSPRPSAMPNEVDISSPLGYWTPSSRVEGTPSSRVEGTPRSGVRGTPARQRPDLGSVRKGPQVDLQSDQPSTDGAVASEPNAGHRLVIWGTDVNVGTCKEKFQRFLQRFIDPTSTEDENAGLDLNEPLYMQKLEEISVVGDPVLNVNCRHVQSFDAELYRQLICYPQEVIPTFDMAVNELFFERFPDSVLEYQIQVRPYNALKTRNMRNLNPEDIDQLITISGMVIRTSQLIPEMQEAFFQCQVCAFSARAEVDRGRIAEPAVCRHCNTTHSMALVHNRSLFSDKQMIKIQESPEDMPAGQTPHTTIVYAHNDLVDKVQPGDRVNITGIYRVVPMRVNPRQSNVKSVYKTHIDAIHFRKTDEKRLHGVDEEAEQKLFTENRVQTLKELAAKPDVYERLSSALAPSIYEHEDIKKGILLQLFGGTRKDFSQTGRGHFRAEVNILLCGDPGTSKSQLLQYVYNLVPRGQYTSGKGSSAVGLTAYVMKDPETRQLVLQTGALVLSDNGICCIDEFDKMSDNTRSVLHEVMEQQTLSIAKAGIICQLNARTAVLAAANPVESQWNPKKTTIENIQLPHTLLSRFDLIFLMLDPQDEAYDRRLAHHLVSLYYQSEEQMEEEFLDMAVLKDYIAYARTYINPRLSEEASQALIEAYVDMRKIGSGHGMVSAYPRQLESLIRLAEAHSKVRFSEKVETIDVEEAKRLHREALKQSATDPRTGFVDISILTTGMSATARKRKEEVAQALKKLIETKGKTPAMKYQQLLNDLRGQSETAITKELFDEALRALADDDYLTVTGKTVRLLA, via the exons ATGTCTTCCCCTGCTTCAACACCTGGTGGCCGCAAGCGTGGAAGGAATACCAACCCTGCCACAC CAAGCAGTGAGGGTCCCACCTCGCCTCCTTCCCAGAGGCGCAGAGGCCAAGACTCCTCCGGTGGCGACTTGATGCCGATGCCGACATCCCCAGCCACGGACGTTCTCAGTCCGGCTGCCCCTCAGGACACCTCTCTGCTCTCCAGCCCGAGACCATCAG CTATGCCAAATGAAGTGGACATAAGTTCCCCTCTGGGTTACTGGACCCCGAGCTCCAGAGTTGAAGGGACCCCGAGCTCTAGGGTTGAAGGGACCCCGCGCAGTGGCGTGCGTGGCACACCGGCCAGACAGCGCCCTGATCTGGGGTCAGTCAGGAAGGGTCCCCAGGTGGATCTTCAGTCGGATCAG CCAAGCACAGACGGTGCAGTAGCCAGCGAACCCAATGCAGGCCACAGGCTGGTGATTTGGGGGACTGACGTCAACGTTGGAACCTGCAAGGAGAAGTTCCAG AGGTTTCTGCAGAGGTTCATTGACCCGACCTCCACTGAGGATGAGAACGCTGGTCTGGATCTAAATGAGCCGCTATACATGCAGAAGCTAGAAGAG ATCAGTGTTGTTGGTGATCCCGTCCTGAACGTGAACTGTCGACATGTGCAGTCTTTTGATGCAGAGCTGTACAGACAGCTCATCTGCTATCCACAG gaagtcatcccaacctTCGACATGGCGGTCAATGAGCTTTTCTTTGAGCGTTTCCCCGACTCGGTCCTAGAGTACCAGATCCAGGTCCGCCCTTACAACGCCCTGAAGACCCGAAACATGAGGAACCTTAACCCGGAAG ACATCGATCAGCTGATCACCATCAGCGGCATGGTGATCCGGACCTCGCAGCTCATTCCCGAGATGCAGGAGGCATTCTTCCAGTGCCAGGTGTGCGCCTTCAGCGCCCGGGCAGAGGTGGATCGCGGCCGGATCGCCGAGCCAGCCGTGTGTCGCCATTGCAACACCACCCACAGCATGGCGCTCGTTCACAATCGCTCACTCTTTTCAGACAAACAGATG ATCAAAATCCAAGAGTCCCCCGAAGACATGCCTGCAGGCCAGACGCCGCACACGACTATCGTGTACGCTCACAACGACCTGGTGGACAAGGTCCAGCCGGGAGACAGAGTGAACATCACGG GTATCTACAGAGTGGTCCCGATGCGCGTTAACCCCCGTCAAAGCAACGTGAAGTCGGTCTACAAAACTCACATAGACGCCATCCACTTCCGTAAGACGGATGAAAAGCGCCTGCACGGTGTGGACGAAGAGGCCGAGCAGAAGCTGTTCACCGAAAACCGCGTGCAGACCCTGAAGGAGCTGGCGGCTAAACCCGACGTTTACGAGCGCCTCTCCTCTGCCCTGGCGCCGAGCATCTACGAACATGAGGACATCAAGAAG GGcatcctgctgcagctgttcGGCGGCACCCGCAAAGACTTCAGTCAGACGGGCCGGGGCCACTTCCGGGCCGAGGTCAACATCCTCCTCTGCGGAGATCCTGGCACCAGCAAGTCTCAGCTGCTCCAGTACGTCTACAACCTGGTGCCCCGCGGCCAGTACACATCGGGGAAGGGCTCCAGCGCCGTGGGTCTCACCGCCTACGTGATGAAGGATCCGGAGACCAGGCAGCTGGTCCTGCAGACGGGCGCCCTGGTGCTGAGCGACAACGGCATCTGCTGCATTGACGAATTTGACAAGATGAGCGACAACACGCGCTCGGTGCTGCACGAGGTCATGGAGCAGCAGACCCTCTCCATCGCCAAG GCGGGAATCATCTGCCAGCTGAACGCCCGCACCGCTGTGCTGGCCGCTGCGAACCCCGTGGAGTCTCAGTGGAACCCGAAAAAGACGACGATCGAGAACATTCAGCTGCCCCACACGCTGCTGTCCAG ATTCGACCTGATTTTCCTGATGCTGGATCCCCAAGACGAGGCTTATGACCGCAGGCTGGCTCACCACCTGGTGTCGCTTTACTACCAGAGCGAGGAGCAGATGGAGGAAGAGTTCCTCGACATGGCCGTGTTAAAGGACTACATCGCATACGCGCGGACGTACATTAATCCGAGACTGAGCGAGGAGGCCAGCCAGGCCCTCATCGAG GCCTATGTGGACATGAGGAAGATCGGCAGCGGTCATGGGATGGTGTCTGCCTACCCCAGGCAGCTGGAGTCCCTGATCCGCTTGGCGGAGGCGCACTCCAAGGTCCGCTTCTCCGAAAAGGTGGAGACCATCGACGTGGAGGAGGCCAAGCGGCTGCACAGAGAGGCCCTCAAACAGTCGGCCACAGACCCCAGGACCGGATTTGTCGACATCTCAATTCTGACGACAG GTATGAGCGCTACGGCGCGCAAACGTAAGGAGGAGGTGGCGCAGGCACTGAAGAAGCTGATCGAGACCAAAGGAAAGACGCCGGCCATGAAGTACCAACAGCTCCTCAATGACCTCAGGGGACAGTCTGAAACT GCGATCACCAAGGAGCTGTTTGACGAGGCGCTGCGAGCCTTGGCCGACGACGATTACCTGACTGTCACTGGGAAGACCGTCCGTCTGCTCGCCTGA